In a single window of the Verrucomicrobiaceae bacterium genome:
- the rplT gene encoding 50S ribosomal protein L20: protein MPRATNAPASRKRRKRVLAKAKGFRGFRSTHFRYAKDAVRKAETYATRDRKAKKRSFRNLWVQRINAATRPLGLSYSRFMEGLKAAGITLDRKVLSDLAIKDAAAIEALVQQAKSALEQKAAAAPKA, encoded by the coding sequence ATGCCAAGAGCCACCAACGCCCCCGCCAGCAGAAAGCGCCGTAAGCGCGTGCTGGCAAAAGCCAAAGGATTCCGCGGATTTCGCAGCACGCACTTCCGCTATGCCAAGGACGCCGTCCGCAAGGCCGAAACCTACGCCACCCGCGACCGCAAGGCCAAGAAGCGCAGCTTCCGCAACCTCTGGGTCCAGCGCATCAATGCAGCCACCCGCCCCCTCGGCCTAAGCTACTCCCGATTTATGGAGGGCCTCAAAGCCGCCGGCATCACCCTCGATCGCAAAGTCCTCTCCGACCTCGCTATCAAGGACGCCGCTGCCATCGAAGCCCTCGTCCAGCAGGCCAAGTCTGCACTGGAACAAAAGGCCGCCGCTGCCCCGAAAGCGTAA
- the rpmI gene encoding 50S ribosomal protein L35 yields MSKNAGIAKTRKAYSKRFKITATGKVLRRKQGKRHILQNKSRKRKRNLGKVALVAEVDVKAIKANMPFSHR; encoded by the coding sequence ATGTCCAAAAACGCCGGTATCGCCAAGACGAGAAAAGCTTATTCCAAGCGGTTCAAAATAACTGCAACGGGTAAGGTGCTTCGCCGCAAACAAGGCAAGCGCCATATCCTGCAGAACAAGAGCCGTAAACGGAAGCGCAATCTCGGTAAAGTAGCCCTCGTGGCAGAAGTGGACGTCAAAGCCATCAAAGCGAACATGCCGTTCTCTCACCGCTAA
- a CDS encoding rhodanese-like domain-containing protein: MKHLISLILLLATAFALAAEPVKHVQAAEAAKLISDGKITVLDVRTADEFGEGHIKGAKNIDIFADDFAAQLGKLDKTKPVLVHCQSGGRSTRSLETFEQLGFKDVTHLDGGFAGWSKAGLPVEK; this comes from the coding sequence ATGAAACACCTCATCTCGCTCATCCTCCTGCTCGCCACCGCTTTCGCACTCGCTGCAGAGCCTGTGAAGCACGTCCAAGCTGCGGAAGCCGCTAAACTCATCTCCGATGGCAAAATCACCGTACTCGATGTGCGCACCGCCGATGAATTCGGCGAAGGACACATCAAAGGAGCCAAAAACATCGACATCTTCGCAGACGATTTCGCTGCTCAACTCGGCAAGCTGGATAAAACCAAGCCCGTGCTGGTGCATTGTCAGTCCGGAGGTCGCAGCACGCGGTCTTTGGAGACTTTTGAGCAACTCGGCTTCAAGGACGTCACCCACCTCGATGGTGGATTCGCAGGCTGGAGCAAAGCCGGACTCCCCGTGGAGAAGTAA
- a CDS encoding superoxide dismutase has translation MGLTQEPLPYALEALEPHIDAATMGIHHGKHHAAYVKNLGDALKAANSTETDAVKLISDLSAVPEAQRMLIRNNGGGHVNHTWFWKWMAPAGSGPNGPEGKLGEAIQSTFTSIDAFKKLFAEAGAKRFGSGWAWLIVGKDGKLKVTSTPNQDNPLMKGIFEPEMLGTPILGLDVWEHAYYLKYQNKRPDYITAWWNVVNWAEVARGYEAAKA, from the coding sequence ATCGGCTTGACGCAGGAGCCCCTGCCGTATGCCCTAGAGGCGCTGGAACCGCATATCGACGCCGCCACGATGGGCATCCATCACGGCAAACACCACGCGGCTTATGTCAAAAACCTCGGTGATGCCCTCAAAGCGGCCAACAGCACCGAAACGGATGCCGTGAAGCTCATCTCGGACCTCTCCGCCGTGCCCGAGGCGCAGCGCATGCTCATCCGCAACAACGGCGGCGGCCATGTGAACCACACGTGGTTCTGGAAATGGATGGCACCAGCCGGGAGCGGCCCGAACGGCCCCGAGGGCAAGCTGGGTGAGGCGATTCAGAGCACCTTCACCAGCATCGACGCATTTAAGAAGCTCTTTGCAGAGGCTGGCGCAAAGCGCTTCGGCTCAGGCTGGGCCTGGCTCATCGTCGGCAAGGACGGCAAGCTCAAAGTCACCTCCACGCCCAATCAGGACAATCCGCTCATGAAAGGCATCTTCGAGCCCGAAATGCTCGGCACCCCGATCCTGGGCCTGGATGTGTGGGAACATGCCTACTACCTCAAATACCAGAACAAGCGCCCCGATTACATCACCGCATGGTGGAACGTGGTGAACTGGGCAGAGGTCGCCCGTGGCTACGAGGCCGCAAAAGCCTGA
- a CDS encoding response regulator, whose translation MITSPVQETSHQSTSVLANSALEQALEQIKSANFFLRTSLDQIPEGVMIVDTAVTDPKIGPQIIYSNSPAIILARASHETGLRGMGLAEIAASDADAARVMATLNLAVANAGCAECQAAVQSLGGNTDATLCTWRIRAVFTDMGRLLKFIVMLSPVPTTASASAVPAAATASAVDDLDAQSLSLRKENLAALAQGITHDVNNLLGPAIVRLSALLPQLDGGSPLGQELQLIFAGLKRAKQFTSQVVTACKARPRQNEPTDIAALVQDTVEFAGAGSNVRVRVNAEETLRPAVADPVKLSQVLQNLVMNGIQAMPHGGYMDVDARNIIVPAQGDGRLRGGMHVEITVRDRGCGITPENLQKLFRESFTTKADGNGIGLTTCKRFIDEMGGDIRVNSTPNVGTEFCVILPAAAEGGEKSSTPTSNAPVPLKHGKGTVLIVDDEDDLRRVAQMILKRCGYECVECDNGQDAVKIYQSLFRTGTPPDVVLMDLTLRGGMNGTETATEILALDRDARIVCTSGSVTEDVQMVFLERGFVGVLPKPYEAGELTQTVHRVATAMRRA comes from the coding sequence ATGATTACTTCTCCCGTCCAAGAAACCTCTCATCAGTCAACGTCTGTTCTCGCCAACTCGGCGCTGGAGCAGGCTTTGGAGCAGATCAAATCGGCCAATTTCTTCCTGCGCACCTCGCTGGATCAGATTCCAGAAGGCGTGATGATCGTGGATACGGCTGTGACGGACCCGAAAATCGGTCCGCAGATCATTTATAGCAATTCCCCTGCGATCATCCTTGCTCGTGCCAGTCATGAGACGGGGCTACGTGGCATGGGGCTGGCGGAGATCGCCGCGAGTGATGCGGATGCTGCTCGCGTGATGGCGACGCTGAATCTGGCGGTGGCCAATGCGGGCTGTGCGGAGTGTCAGGCTGCGGTGCAGTCTCTCGGTGGCAATACAGACGCGACGCTGTGCACTTGGCGGATTCGTGCGGTGTTTACAGATATGGGGCGGTTGCTGAAGTTCATCGTGATGCTTTCTCCGGTGCCTACCACGGCTTCTGCATCGGCGGTGCCTGCGGCAGCGACAGCATCTGCGGTGGATGATTTGGATGCTCAGTCTCTCTCCCTGCGGAAGGAGAATCTCGCGGCGCTGGCCCAGGGCATCACGCATGATGTGAATAATCTGCTCGGTCCGGCGATTGTGCGGCTTTCCGCGTTGTTGCCGCAGTTGGACGGTGGATCGCCGCTCGGGCAGGAGTTGCAGCTTATTTTTGCGGGTTTGAAGCGTGCCAAGCAGTTCACCAGCCAAGTCGTGACGGCGTGTAAGGCTCGTCCGCGCCAAAATGAGCCCACAGACATCGCGGCACTGGTGCAGGATACGGTGGAATTCGCAGGTGCGGGCTCGAATGTGCGTGTGCGGGTGAATGCAGAGGAGACGCTGCGCCCTGCGGTGGCAGATCCCGTCAAGCTCAGTCAGGTGCTGCAAAACCTCGTCATGAATGGCATCCAGGCGATGCCGCATGGTGGTTATATGGATGTGGATGCTCGGAATATCATCGTGCCTGCACAGGGGGATGGGCGTCTGCGTGGCGGCATGCATGTGGAGATCACGGTGCGTGATCGTGGCTGCGGCATCACGCCGGAGAATTTGCAGAAACTCTTCCGTGAATCCTTCACCACGAAAGCGGATGGCAACGGGATCGGCCTCACGACGTGCAAGCGCTTCATCGACGAGATGGGTGGCGACATCCGTGTGAATTCCACGCCGAATGTGGGCACGGAATTCTGTGTTATTTTACCGGCGGCGGCAGAGGGTGGTGAGAAGTCCTCCACCCCCACGAGCAATGCTCCGGTGCCGCTGAAACATGGCAAAGGCACCGTCCTCATCGTCGATGATGAAGATGACCTCCGCCGTGTGGCGCAGATGATCCTGAAGCGCTGCGGTTACGAGTGCGTGGAGTGTGACAACGGCCAGGATGCCGTGAAAATCTACCAGAGCCTCTTCCGCACCGGTACACCGCCCGATGTGGTGCTGATGGACCTCACTCTACGTGGCGGTATGAATGGCACCGAGACGGCGACTGAGATCCTCGCACTCGATCGCGATGCACGCATCGTGTGCACGAGCGGGAGCGTGACGGAGGATGTGCAGATGGTCTTCCTCGAGCGTGGCTTCGTGGGGGTGCTGCCAAAGCCGTATGAGGCAGGCGAGCTGACACAGACGGTGCACCGCGTGGCTACGGCGATGCGTCGGGCGTGA